Proteins found in one Seonamhaeicola sp. S2-3 genomic segment:
- the proB gene encoding glutamate 5-kinase codes for MQKKKRILLKVGSNTLTKETDNISRGKIEDIANQITKLQDTCEFIVVSSGAIAVAKQFVKLESKRKEIFVKQALASIGQPHLIRIYQEIFREYGLLSSQCLLSYSDFEKEESIVNITNTINVLVNNNYIPIINENDTVATDEIKFGDNDKLGALTASLLNADLFIIATNTNGIYTKSSMENGTPKTIEQVSDFEALKAQVVNSKSSHGSGGMQSKIEAAEVTKKANIETWIVNGLEDNFILNAMKNKVPFTKII; via the coding sequence ACTTTAACTAAAGAAACCGATAATATTTCCAGAGGAAAGATTGAAGATATTGCAAATCAAATCACGAAACTTCAAGATACTTGTGAGTTTATTGTAGTGAGTTCTGGCGCTATTGCAGTAGCAAAACAGTTTGTGAAATTAGAAAGTAAACGCAAAGAAATTTTTGTAAAACAAGCGTTGGCATCTATTGGGCAGCCGCATTTAATTAGAATTTACCAAGAAATTTTTAGAGAATATGGCCTTTTAAGTTCACAGTGTTTATTATCGTATTCAGATTTCGAAAAAGAAGAAAGTATTGTAAACATAACCAATACCATTAACGTTTTGGTAAATAACAATTATATTCCCATCATTAATGAAAACGATACGGTAGCTACCGATGAAATTAAATTTGGCGATAATGATAAACTGGGAGCCTTAACAGCATCACTTTTAAACGCCGATTTGTTTATTATTGCAACAAACACAAACGGTATTTACACCAAAAGTTCTATGGAAAATGGTACACCAAAAACCATAGAACAGGTGTCAGATTTTGAAGCTTTAAAAGCTCAAGTTGTTAATTCTAAATCCTCACATGGCAGCGGTGGTATGCAAAGTAAAATTGAAGCTGCCGAGGTTACTAAAAAAGCAAATATTGAAACATGGATAGTAAACGGTTTAGAAGATAATTTTATTTTGAACGCCATGAAAAACAAGGTGCCGTTTACCAAAATAATATAA